A DNA window from Trichosurus vulpecula isolate mTriVul1 chromosome 2, mTriVul1.pri, whole genome shotgun sequence contains the following coding sequences:
- the FUZ gene encoding protein fuzzy homolog, giving the protein MAEEGAAGAVHLLCLAASSGVPLFCRSSRGGAPSRQQLPFSVIGSLNGVHMFGQNLDVTLRSARTEDTAVVWKTFHDSVTLIVLCSELGCAELRLERLLEMVFGAMVLLVGLEELTKIRNVERLKKDLRATYGLIDSLLVDTELAGDLTQCVDCIIPADGLLLQDALAGFAEEMGSVFASLVAGGRVVVGTEGWWRLGAPEAVLLPWLVGTLPFQAARDYPVYLPHGSPTVPHRFLTLMLLPGLELCVLCGPQPPLSQVEPQVLERWWQPMLEPLRACLALVPRGVPAGFPLHSDILGLLLLHLEQRRGLFTVDLSGEEGPSPSTRRRLLRSFYVLVTATHFPPEEKAEEQRCPTEVPRACYVVSGTSAEGPQGQQDPGAGLRLVAVQAGPRRLLLLVSPRSPTHALRGLASRTLHTLTPFL; this is encoded by the exons ATGGCGGAAGAGGGCGCCGCGGGCGCCGTGCACTTGCTCTGCCTCGCCGCCTCCAGCGGAGTCCCGCTATTCTGCCGGAGCAGCCGAGGGGGTGCCCCCTCCAGGCAGCAG CTGCCTTTCTCTGTCATCGGCTCCCTCAATGGTGTGCACATGTTTGGCCAGAACCTGGACGTGACGCTGCGCTCCGCGCGCACGGAGGACACGGCCGTCGTGTGGAAGACTTTCCACGACAG CGTCACCCTCATCGTGCTGTGTTCGGAGCTGGGATGTGCGGAGCTCAGACTGGAGCGGCTGCTGGAGATGGTGTTTGGGGCCATG GTCCTGTTGGTTGGCCTTGAAGAGTTGACCAAAATCCGCAACGTGGAGAGGCTGAAGAAAGACCTGCGG GCCACCTATGGCCTCATCGACAGCCTTCTGGTAGACACGGAGTTGGCCGGGGACCTGACCCAGTGCGTGGACTGCATCATCCCTGCAGACGGGCTGCTGCTGCAG GACGCATTGGCAGGCTTCGCCGAGGAGATGGGCAGCGTCTTCGCCAGCCTGGTGGCAGGTGGCCGGGTGGTAGTGGGGACAGAAGGTTGGTGGCGTCTCGGGGCTCCTGAGGCGGTGCTACTGCCCTGGCTCGTGGGTACCCTCCCATTCCAGGCCGCTCGAGATTACCCCGTTTACCTGCCCCACGGGAGCCCCACG GTGCCTCACCGGTTCTTGACGCTGATGCTGCTGCCTGGCCTAGAGCTGTGTGTGTTGTGTGGGCCTCAGCCCCCTCTGAGCCAGGTGGAGCCTCAG GTCTTGGAACGCTGGTGGCAGCCCATGCTGGAGCCACTGAGGGCCTGCCTGGCCCTCGTACCCCGGGGGGTTCCTGCAGGCTTCCCCTTGCACTCTGACATTCTGGG GCTCCTTCTCCTGCACCTGGAGCAGAGACGTGGTCTCTTTACAGTGGATCTCAGTGGAGAGGAAG GTCCTTCCCCAAGTACCCGCCGGCGCCTCCTACGCTCCTTCTATGTGCTGGTCACTGCCACCCACTTCCCCCCAG agGAAAAGGCCGAGGAGCAGAGGTGCCCCACGGAGGTTCCACGGGCCTGCTATGTGGTGTCTGGGACATCTGCAGAGGGTCCACAGGGTCAACAGGACCCTGGGGCTGGGCTCAGGTTGGTAGCGGTGCAGGCAGGGCCCCGCCGCCTCCTGCTGCTGGTGAGTCCCCGGAGCCCGACACATGCCCTGCGGGGCCTCGCCTCTCGGACCCTGCACACTCTTACACCATTCCTCTAA